TTTTTGTTTATAACGGATCACGCAAGTTTAAGGGATGATTAACTTGTTTATAAAACGGGGTTTTTAACTAAATAGAAAATAGCAGATGCATAGTCTTCACTAAAGGGGTATTTTGTGCCACAAACATTTTGTTCTTTTGTTCATAGAAATAATCAGGGGTCGCGGAAAGGCAAAGTCTATTTCTTCCGGTTGCCGGAAGTTAATTTCAAGCTGTTGGCTATGGCAGCTTGTTACCTGATAAATATAAGGATTTTTAGATGGATAAATTAGTTATTGAAGGTGGTATTGCCCTGAATGGTCCGATCAGGGTCAGTGGTTCTAAAAATGCAGCTCTGCCGATTCTCCTGGCCTGCATCCTTCCGGAAGGTCCGGTTAAACTCAGCAATGTCCCCCGTCTGAGGGATATTCATACCACTCTCAAGCTTCTTGATATTCTGGGTTGTGAAACGTCTTTCAATGGAAACGATGTTACAAGCGAAGTTAAAGATCTTAAAGTTGAGGCTCCGTATGATCTGGTTAAGACTATGCGCGCTTCAGTTCTTTGTCTTGGACCATTGCTTGCCCTTAAAGGAGAAGCAAAGGTCGCGCTTCCCGGAGGTTGTGCTATCGGTGCCCGTCCTGTTGATCTGCATCTGACTGCTTTCGAGCAGATGGGTGCTACTTTTGACCTTGAGTCCGGTTATATTCACGGTAAATGTGAAAAATTAAAAGGAACACATATCAATTTTGATTTTCCCACAGTTGGCGGAACAGAGAATGTGCTTATGGCTGCCGCCCTTGCTGAAGGTGAGACTCTCATAGAAAATGCCGCCCGCGAGCCTGAAGTTGTAGACCTTGCTAATTTTCTTATTGCATGTGGCGCAAAAATTTCCGGCCACGGAACCAGCATTATTACCGTGCAGGGTGTTTCTTCCCTGAAAGGCTGTGAGTACAGAATCATGCCTGACCGCATTGAGGCCGGAACTTACATGGTTGCCGCCGCGATGACTGACGGCGAGTTGCTTATACAGGATTGTCCATTTCAGGAGCTTGAGTCCGTAGTTCACAAGATGCGTAAGATGGGGGTCTTTTTAGAGGAAGAAGAGGGTGGAGTACGCGTGCGCCGCATCAATGGACTTCTTTCCGGCGTGGATATAACCACCCAGCCCTATCCCGGATTTCCTACAGACATGCAGGCTCAGCTCATGACTCTCATGTGTCTGGCCAATGGAGCCGGGACCATTGAGGAGAAAATTTTTGAAAACCGTTTCATGCATGTGCAGGAACTGGTTCGCATGGGCGCAAACATCAAGCTCAAAGGGCATACTGCAATGATCCGCGGTGTTGAAAAACTGACCGGTGCACCGGTGATGGCTTCCGACCTGCGGGCCAGTGCCTCCCTTGTTGTGGCCGGACTGGCAGCTTCAGGGCGGACAGATGTTCAGCGTATCTATCACCTTGATCGTGGGTATGAAAAGTTGGAAGACAAGCTTTCCGCTGTTGGCGCAAGGGTCTGGCGCGAGAAAGAGTAGCCGCATTTTATTATCATGCATCAAGCCGTGAATTCGATTTCAGAAAACAGGTCCGGTCTTCCGGGCCTGTTTTTTTGGGAAATTC
Above is a genomic segment from Maridesulfovibrio sp. containing:
- the murA gene encoding UDP-N-acetylglucosamine 1-carboxyvinyltransferase; its protein translation is MDKLVIEGGIALNGPIRVSGSKNAALPILLACILPEGPVKLSNVPRLRDIHTTLKLLDILGCETSFNGNDVTSEVKDLKVEAPYDLVKTMRASVLCLGPLLALKGEAKVALPGGCAIGARPVDLHLTAFEQMGATFDLESGYIHGKCEKLKGTHINFDFPTVGGTENVLMAAALAEGETLIENAAREPEVVDLANFLIACGAKISGHGTSIITVQGVSSLKGCEYRIMPDRIEAGTYMVAAAMTDGELLIQDCPFQELESVVHKMRKMGVFLEEEEGGVRVRRINGLLSGVDITTQPYPGFPTDMQAQLMTLMCLANGAGTIEEKIFENRFMHVQELVRMGANIKLKGHTAMIRGVEKLTGAPVMASDLRASASLVVAGLAASGRTDVQRIYHLDRGYEKLEDKLSAVGARVWREKE